The following coding sequences are from one Nicotiana tabacum cultivar K326 chromosome 1, ASM71507v2, whole genome shotgun sequence window:
- the LOC107796887 gene encoding uncharacterized protein LOC107796887 isoform X1 codes for MGRGGRVEVVSSKGCSKLLVDFSSSFRGIPSYSLEPLIMSPASSASVMSESTVITRSNNPFYGLVICVTGLSKEARKQVMEATERLGGKYSPHLHPQCTHLVVQHSFSGRKFEHASKHGSKNGLLVVTLAWFVDSVRRNVRLSESLYSVKGVGQGGLSVDDIDGLVQRASRQHSCLPVALPENSKRADMIEEPLMHAEREPKRRTLLGHAFYVDGDVSDELRSKVIESAAAEGASLVDRWFVGCGASHVVCEGNSIQKYLGHSSNIVTPLWVLKSAKEKCLQRLVHMSADLARQTGALLDSIQNTINSKEINAGALLQDTTSSTPIVNQEERLNVVNVAKEGVRKRRGWRMQTCQTPLRHLSPNILLDSICWSISDPTSTASIYMDASSAEDAKQQNTSVFFDAKEDQKASDASFVNLSRPLSESEKSELILKTNFLNILFPVDRFSEMGPCSRTFFSEKGFTCLQVLDYIHAFYQENMSVAEVEIAIHTDSRHADRLRSVYCSKETCERGCVEFRRIEFLGSRKSFEMLKRVSGDNNCNVYELLIRA; via the exons ATGGGTAGGGGAGGAAGAGTGGAGGTGGTAAGCAGCAAAGGGTGTTCAAAGTTGTtagtggatttttcttcttcattcagAGGGATTCCTTCTTATTCGTTGGAACCACTCATAATGTCTCCTGCTTCCTCTGCCTCAGTTATGTCTGAATCAACAGTTATCACTCGATCCAATAATCCATTTTATGGACTTGTTATCTGTGTTACTGGACTTTCTAAAG AAGCCAGGAAGCAAGTGATGGAAGCAACAGAGAGATTAGGTGGTAAATACAGCCCACATTTGCACCCTCAATGTACCCATCTGGTGGTTCAG CACAGCTTTTCTGGACGTAAGTTTGAGCATGCCTCGAAACATGGTTCAAAAAATGGTCTCCTGGTTGTTACATTGGCATGGTTTGTGGATAGTGTGAGAAGGAACG TGAGGTTGAGTGAATCGCTTTATAGTGTTAAAGGTGTTGGACAAGGTGGTCTCTCAGTGGATGATATCGACGGGCTTGTTCAGAGAGCCAGCAGGCAGCATTCATGTCTCCCTGTTGCATTGCCTGAAAATAGCAAACGAGCTGACATGATTGAAGAGCCACTTATGCATGCTGAAAGAGAACCTAAAAGAAGGACTCTGCTCGGTCATGCCTTTTATGTTGATGGAGATGTTTCTGATGAGCTGCGCAGTAAG GTTATCGAGTCTGCTGCAGCAGAAGGTGCTAGTTTGGTGGATCGGTGGTTTGTTGGTTGTGGTGCAAGTCATGTAGTCTGTGAAGGAAACTCAATTCAGAAATACCTTGGCCATTCCTCTAACATTGTTACT CCGCTTTGGGTTCTGAAGAGTGCGAAGGAAAAGTGCCTGCAACGGCTTGTTCATATGTCTGCTGATTTGGCTAGGCAAACTGGAGCATTACTTGATAGCATTCAGAATACAATTAATAGCAAG GAAATTAATGCTGGTGCTCTTCTTCAAGATACCACAAGTTCTACACCTATAGTGAACCAGGAAGAAAGACTAAATGTCGTCAATGTGGCCAAAGAGGGAGTAAGGAAGCGTCGTGGTTGGCGTATGCAG ACATGTCAGACCCCTTTACGTCACCTATCACCGAACATCCTTCTAGATTCCATCTGCTGGTCGATATCTGACCCAACTTCGACTGCTTCGATTTACATGGATGCTTCTAGTGCTGAAGATGCAAAACAACAGAACACTTCTGTATTCTTTGACGCAAAGGAGGATCAGAAAGCATCTGACGcttcatttgtgaacctatcccGACCGCTTTCTGAAAG TGAAAAATCTGAGTTAATATTGAAAACCAACTTCCTTAATATACTGTTTCCAGTTGATCGATTTTCCGAAATGGGTCCATGTTCCAGGACCTTTTTTAGTGAGAAAGGGTTCACGTGTTTACAGGTGTTGGATTACATACATGCATTTTACCAG GAAAACATGTCCGTTGCAGAGGTAGAGATAGCGATTCACACAGATTCAAGGCATGCTGACCGCCTAAGATCAGTTTACTGCAGTAAAGAGACTTGCGAGCGTGGTTGTGTTGAATTCAGACGAATTGAATTTCTGGGTAGCCGTAAAAGTTTTGAAATGCTGAAGCGTGTTTCTGGTGATAACAACTGTAATGTGTATGAGTTATTGATCAGAGCATAA
- the LOC107796887 gene encoding uncharacterized protein LOC107796887 isoform X2 — translation MGRGGRVEVVSSKGCSKLLVDFSSSFRGIPSYSLEPLIMSPASSASVMSESTVITRSNNPFYGLVICVTGLSKEARKQVMEATERLGGKYSPHLHPQCTHLVVQSFSGRKFEHASKHGSKNGLLVVTLAWFVDSVRRNVRLSESLYSVKGVGQGGLSVDDIDGLVQRASRQHSCLPVALPENSKRADMIEEPLMHAEREPKRRTLLGHAFYVDGDVSDELRSKVIESAAAEGASLVDRWFVGCGASHVVCEGNSIQKYLGHSSNIVTPLWVLKSAKEKCLQRLVHMSADLARQTGALLDSIQNTINSKEINAGALLQDTTSSTPIVNQEERLNVVNVAKEGVRKRRGWRMQTCQTPLRHLSPNILLDSICWSISDPTSTASIYMDASSAEDAKQQNTSVFFDAKEDQKASDASFVNLSRPLSESEKSELILKTNFLNILFPVDRFSEMGPCSRTFFSEKGFTCLQVLDYIHAFYQENMSVAEVEIAIHTDSRHADRLRSVYCSKETCERGCVEFRRIEFLGSRKSFEMLKRVSGDNNCNVYELLIRA, via the exons ATGGGTAGGGGAGGAAGAGTGGAGGTGGTAAGCAGCAAAGGGTGTTCAAAGTTGTtagtggatttttcttcttcattcagAGGGATTCCTTCTTATTCGTTGGAACCACTCATAATGTCTCCTGCTTCCTCTGCCTCAGTTATGTCTGAATCAACAGTTATCACTCGATCCAATAATCCATTTTATGGACTTGTTATCTGTGTTACTGGACTTTCTAAAG AAGCCAGGAAGCAAGTGATGGAAGCAACAGAGAGATTAGGTGGTAAATACAGCCCACATTTGCACCCTCAATGTACCCATCTGGTGGTTCAGA GCTTTTCTGGACGTAAGTTTGAGCATGCCTCGAAACATGGTTCAAAAAATGGTCTCCTGGTTGTTACATTGGCATGGTTTGTGGATAGTGTGAGAAGGAACG TGAGGTTGAGTGAATCGCTTTATAGTGTTAAAGGTGTTGGACAAGGTGGTCTCTCAGTGGATGATATCGACGGGCTTGTTCAGAGAGCCAGCAGGCAGCATTCATGTCTCCCTGTTGCATTGCCTGAAAATAGCAAACGAGCTGACATGATTGAAGAGCCACTTATGCATGCTGAAAGAGAACCTAAAAGAAGGACTCTGCTCGGTCATGCCTTTTATGTTGATGGAGATGTTTCTGATGAGCTGCGCAGTAAG GTTATCGAGTCTGCTGCAGCAGAAGGTGCTAGTTTGGTGGATCGGTGGTTTGTTGGTTGTGGTGCAAGTCATGTAGTCTGTGAAGGAAACTCAATTCAGAAATACCTTGGCCATTCCTCTAACATTGTTACT CCGCTTTGGGTTCTGAAGAGTGCGAAGGAAAAGTGCCTGCAACGGCTTGTTCATATGTCTGCTGATTTGGCTAGGCAAACTGGAGCATTACTTGATAGCATTCAGAATACAATTAATAGCAAG GAAATTAATGCTGGTGCTCTTCTTCAAGATACCACAAGTTCTACACCTATAGTGAACCAGGAAGAAAGACTAAATGTCGTCAATGTGGCCAAAGAGGGAGTAAGGAAGCGTCGTGGTTGGCGTATGCAG ACATGTCAGACCCCTTTACGTCACCTATCACCGAACATCCTTCTAGATTCCATCTGCTGGTCGATATCTGACCCAACTTCGACTGCTTCGATTTACATGGATGCTTCTAGTGCTGAAGATGCAAAACAACAGAACACTTCTGTATTCTTTGACGCAAAGGAGGATCAGAAAGCATCTGACGcttcatttgtgaacctatcccGACCGCTTTCTGAAAG TGAAAAATCTGAGTTAATATTGAAAACCAACTTCCTTAATATACTGTTTCCAGTTGATCGATTTTCCGAAATGGGTCCATGTTCCAGGACCTTTTTTAGTGAGAAAGGGTTCACGTGTTTACAGGTGTTGGATTACATACATGCATTTTACCAG GAAAACATGTCCGTTGCAGAGGTAGAGATAGCGATTCACACAGATTCAAGGCATGCTGACCGCCTAAGATCAGTTTACTGCAGTAAAGAGACTTGCGAGCGTGGTTGTGTTGAATTCAGACGAATTGAATTTCTGGGTAGCCGTAAAAGTTTTGAAATGCTGAAGCGTGTTTCTGGTGATAACAACTGTAATGTGTATGAGTTATTGATCAGAGCATAA